Proteins encoded within one genomic window of Tachysurus vachellii isolate PV-2020 chromosome 16, HZAU_Pvac_v1, whole genome shotgun sequence:
- the ccdc3a gene encoding coiled-coil domain-containing protein 3a isoform X1, protein MLLPALLTVWTLLRLGLGCQLPTEWRPLSEGCRAELAEIIVYAKVLALYREQYYPVSARYTAGHPYAYERAGAESGEALLYTAEVEMLCDQAWGSMLEVPAGSRLNVTGLGYLSCQSHVVMENYSYIFFLRMDENYNLLPHSVNYQDAIFPDTQENRRMFSSLFQFSNCSSEHILHNLSPDWEHQEDHRFLCSSMQQVLFEEEERAGRLQKRVSELEKKNQKLKNRVGKLKRSLHKERKVSRRYGRELQELQHRLSTNKKNSEHHVNSITPPHRLSRHKYTHTL, encoded by the exons ATGCTCCTTCCTGCGCTCCTGACCGTCTGGACTCTGCTCAGGCTCGGTTTGGGTTGCCAGCTCCCCACTGAATGGCGACCCCTGAGTGAGGGATGTCGCGCAGAGCTCGCTGAGATCATCGTGTACGCCAAGGTGCTCGCTCTTTACCGGGAGCAGTACTACCCTGTGAGCGCGCGCTACACCGCCGGTCACCCGTACGCGTACGAGCGCGCGGGGGCGGAGAGCGGGGAGGCGCTGCTCTACACGGCGGAAGTGGAGATGCTGTGTGATCAGGCGTGGGGCAGCATGCTGGAGGTGCCCGCGGGATCGCGCCTTAACGTCACCGGCCTCGGATACCTGTCCTGCCAGTCTCACGTGGTGATGGAAAACTACTCCTACATCTTCTTCCTTAG GATGGATGAAAATTATAACCTCCTTCCCCACAGTGTTAACTACCAGGACGCCATCTTCCCTGACACCCAGGAGAACAGACGTATGTTCTCCAGCCTTTTTCAGTTCTCTAACTGCTCCAGTGAACACATACTTCACAACCTCAGTCCAGACTGGGAGCACCAGGAGGATCACAGg TTCCTGTGCTCGTCCATGCAGCAGGTTCTGTTTGAGGAAGAGGAGCGTGCAGGTCGTCTGCAGAAGCGTGTCAGTGAACTGGAGAAGAAAAACCAGAAGCTAAAAAATCGTGTCGGGAAGCTGAAGCGCTCGCTGCACAAAGAGCGTAAAGTGAGCCGCCGTTATGGACGCGAGCTACAGGAGCTCCAACATCGTCTGAGCACCAACAAGAAGAACTCCGAACATCACGTCAACTCTATCACTCCTCCACATAGGCTCTCAcgccacaaatacacacacacactgtga
- the ccdc3a gene encoding coiled-coil domain-containing protein 3a isoform X2 yields the protein MLLPALLTVWTLLRLGLGCQLPTEWRPLSEGCRAELAEIIVYAKVLALYREQYYPVSARYTAGHPYAYERAGAESGEALLYTAEVEMLCDQAWGSMLEVPAGSRLNVTGLGYLSCQSHVVMENYSYIFFLSVNYQDAIFPDTQENRRMFSSLFQFSNCSSEHILHNLSPDWEHQEDHRFLCSSMQQVLFEEEERAGRLQKRVSELEKKNQKLKNRVGKLKRSLHKERKVSRRYGRELQELQHRLSTNKKNSEHHVNSITPPHRLSRHKYTHTL from the exons ATGCTCCTTCCTGCGCTCCTGACCGTCTGGACTCTGCTCAGGCTCGGTTTGGGTTGCCAGCTCCCCACTGAATGGCGACCCCTGAGTGAGGGATGTCGCGCAGAGCTCGCTGAGATCATCGTGTACGCCAAGGTGCTCGCTCTTTACCGGGAGCAGTACTACCCTGTGAGCGCGCGCTACACCGCCGGTCACCCGTACGCGTACGAGCGCGCGGGGGCGGAGAGCGGGGAGGCGCTGCTCTACACGGCGGAAGTGGAGATGCTGTGTGATCAGGCGTGGGGCAGCATGCTGGAGGTGCCCGCGGGATCGCGCCTTAACGTCACCGGCCTCGGATACCTGTCCTGCCAGTCTCACGTGGTGATGGAAAACTACTCCTACATCTTCTTCCTTAG TGTTAACTACCAGGACGCCATCTTCCCTGACACCCAGGAGAACAGACGTATGTTCTCCAGCCTTTTTCAGTTCTCTAACTGCTCCAGTGAACACATACTTCACAACCTCAGTCCAGACTGGGAGCACCAGGAGGATCACAGg TTCCTGTGCTCGTCCATGCAGCAGGTTCTGTTTGAGGAAGAGGAGCGTGCAGGTCGTCTGCAGAAGCGTGTCAGTGAACTGGAGAAGAAAAACCAGAAGCTAAAAAATCGTGTCGGGAAGCTGAAGCGCTCGCTGCACAAAGAGCGTAAAGTGAGCCGCCGTTATGGACGCGAGCTACAGGAGCTCCAACATCGTCTGAGCACCAACAAGAAGAACTCCGAACATCACGTCAACTCTATCACTCCTCCACATAGGCTCTCAcgccacaaatacacacacacactgtga